AGTGTATCGGAGGCGGATTGAAAGCGCATTAGCATGGTCGCGGTGGCGCGCTCTCCATTCACAGAAATGAGAATGTTTTCCATATTGAGCATGGAATAAAGTGCCATGCGGTCGAGCCAGAGTTCACGTAGCTGATAGTCCCGCATGCCTTTGTGCAAATAGTCCGGATGGGCATGACGCATGATTCCGGTAATGTTGCCGAAATTGAAACTGACCGAGATGTCATAGAGGATATCCCGGATCTCGGAAATGGCGGTGTCGTCGGGATCGTTCCAACCGCAAGAACCTATCATAAGTGCTATGATCAGCAATATAATAAGCCGGATGAGCAGAACCCGTGAGGGCATTATTTATTCCTGGTCAGCAGTGCCAGGCACTCAATGTGCCAGGTTTGGGGAAACATGTCGAAGGGTTGGATGAATTCGACGCGGTAGGCGTCTTTGGCGATGAAGAGTTTCATGTCCCGCGCCATGGTCATGGGCGAGCAGCTTAAATATATGATCCTGGGGATCTTGGCGCTTAAAACAGCTTCAATGACCGAAGCTTCCAAACCCCCGCGAGGTGGATCGAAAACGATGGTGCTGAATCTGCCTTGTTCCTTGTCCGCCAATAGTTTCGGAAGCTGATCCTCCACCCGCGCGCGGATGAAGGAAAGATTGGTCAATCCGCTCAGATCGGCATTGAATTCTCCATCCATGCAAGCGAACTCGTTTTCCTCGATACAGACTACTGTTTCAGCATGCTGGGCAAGGGGAATACCGATCGCGCCAATGCCGCTAAAGGCATCTATCACTCTATCCCGCTTGGAGATAAGCCCCGCGATCTGGTTCACGATCAGGTCCGCTGAATAGGGATTGACCTGCCAAAAACTGCGATAGTGAACTCTGAAGCGGCTGCCGCCAAGCTCGTCGATCATTGAAGGTTCGCCCCAAAGGAGCTTTTCCTCGGTGCCGAGAATAATGTTTCCGCGCTCGCGGTTGATGTTTTGCACGATGCCGCAAAGCGTTGGAAATTCTGCGGTTAGCTGTTTCACTAATAATCCTGAAAAAGGCAGTTTGGCGCTGAGGGTGACGAGCACGAGCAGTATCTGGCTGCCGTCTTTGTTCATCCGGAGACCGAGATGCCTCAGGTTACCTTTGTGGCGCAATTCGTCATAGTCATCAATTCCGGAATTGAGGCAGATATCGGTCACGCGTTTGGCGATGGCGTCAAAGACCGGCGGGTGTATCTGGCATTCATTGTGGGAAACGATGTGGTGGGAGAATCTGGCAAAAATGCCGTATTCCATGCCTCCGGCACTTTTGCCGACGGGCATGAAGACCTTGTTGCGATAGTGCTTTTCCTTTGGAGAAGGGATGATGTCGGCGATTTTGTCCGCAGCGATGAAGGGCTCAAAGACTTCGCGGAGCAGCGAGTTTTTCCACTTCAATTGATGGGTATAATCCGCCATCAGCCAATCGCAGCCTCCGCAGGCAGGGTCTTTGGTGAAGGCATCACAGGGTGGGGGAAGATATCCTTCTCCACGTGAGATATAGCGCAACACTCTGGCAAAGACGATCTCCTTACGCTCATGGCTGACGTTGGCGTCAATGACATCTCCGGGAAGGGTTTGGGAGACAAAAACGGCTTTGGAATTGGCAAATCCGATGCCATAACCGTTCATCGTCATTCTTTCGATCTTGAGCTGATAGATCTGTTTCATATCATCTTCCTAAGCCGCTCAATGCGGTCTTTCATGGCTGGGTGTGTGGCATAGAGCGATGCCTTGCGAGTATTGTTGATCTTTGCCGTGGCATAGGCGTCCGTCTTCTTTTCCGGAACGTGGAGACGTCCGATCTTTTCCAGCGCGTTGATCATGTTTGCGGCACCGGTGAGCCTTGCTGCTCCACCGTCCGCGCGGTATTCGCGAAAGCGTGAATAACTGCAGATGGGGATGTATGCAAGCAGGAAAAGCACGTTTTGCAAAAGCATTACCACAATGAAATAGCCGAAAAAGCCAAGTCCGCCTCTGCCGTTTTTGTCGCGCATGGCGACATCCAGCGCGAAGGCAAGAACTCTTGCCAAAAACATCACGAAGGTATTGACCAAGCCCATCAGCAGAGTCATCGTAACCATGTCTCCCTGTGTGATATGCGTCATTTCGTGTCCGGCTACGGCGGCGATCTCCTCTTCGGAAAGATTGTCTAAAAGACCACTGGAAAAGGCGATCAGGGAGCTGTTTCGCGTGGCACCGGTGGCGAAGGCGTTTGCATCCTGTGATGGATAGATCCCCACTTCCGGCATTTTGATCTTCTCAAAGGCTGCCATCTTTTCGATCGTATCATAGAGAAAGCGGGCTTTCCCACTCGCCTCTTCGGGTTTGACGAGCTTGACCTTGTATGCCAGCTTGACGGCGAACTTGCTCGTCCACAAGGAGATAAAGGATCCGGCAAAGCCGAAAATGGCACAGATGGCAAGCAGTCCCCACAATTGATCCATGGGGATATTGATCAGGGACAGAATGACGGAGATCACCATCATCACCAAAAGGTTCGTAATGATGAAGATCCCGAAGCGTTTTAAACCGGTCATTAATACTCCAATTATTTCAGCATCAACATCTTGCGTGTGCTGCCATAGCTTCCGCTCTGCATACGGTAGTAGTAGATCCCGCTGCTTACAGGCTTGCCGTTGTTGTCATTTCCGTTCCAGACCGCACTATGGACACCGGCGTTTTTGCTTTCGTCGAGAAGGTTCTTGACCAATTGACCCTTTTGATTATAGATATCAATGTGCACGATTCCCGCTTCCTTGAGGGAGAAGGAGATGCTCGTGCTGGGATTGAAGGGATTGGGATGGTTTCCGATCAACGCAGTTAACAGATTTGGTGTTCCGGGGTCGTCATTGGAGGATCCGGTAATCACGCTGGCGGTTTGGGATGGTGGAGACGCGTATTCTCCGAAATAGATTGCTTTCACGAAGAAGGTGTAAGTTCCTGGGGGCGGGACATCTACGAGATTAGTGAGGTTGGGATCATTTTCCGTAGCGATAAGTTGGTTGTTGCGAAAGATCTGGAATCCGCTCAAGCCCCAAGGCAGACCGCCTGTGAAACCCCATGTGAGCAGAACATGCGTTCCGGCAAAGACTTCCGCAGTGAGAAATGAAGGTGCCAGGAATTCTGCCAGGAAGAAGTCATTCGCATTTCGGGGTGTGAGATAGTTTCCGTCCGTGCGGGAATTGGGGATTCCGGTGAGCCGGACGGGGACGTTTGGCATCTGCGTTCCGATGTAGTTCACGTCATAGAAAGTGGTGCGAAGATTGATCGTCTGGCTGCCGTCGAGATTGGCGATCGGATAGACGGTGCCGTTGGCAAAGTTCTCTCCGGTATCGGGGAAAAGCACTCCGTCGAAGGTTACCAGCTCGGATTCATAGTCCTCGAAATTATTGATAAAGCTCTGGAAAGTGATCACTTGGGGGACGACTACGTTGCCGGTGGAGCTGGGTGCGCCGGGATTGATCGTGGGAACTAATTGCAGCATTCCTCCATAGACGGATAGGGTGCCCACAAGGTTGCTAAAGGCGTCGCCGACAAAGTAGGGACTGGCGATCACGCCATTCAGATCGTCGATCAGGATTCCGGCACTGCCGTCCTGGATGAATTTCTGGTTACGATATGCTTGGGCAAAAGTCACCACCGCTTCACCGGTTAGGCGATAGATCGTTGTCCCTGTGGGAGATAGACGCAAAGCGGCGATGGTGGATACATTTACCGGGAAGGTATAGGTAGCCGAGCTAATGGAGGAAGGAGGGAATCCGGTGAGAAATGCAATCGCTTTCAATGTGGTGGTGGCGGAGATATTGATCGGGGTTGAATACAACGCCGATGAGGTGGTCGGGTTGCTGCCGTCCAAGGTATAATAAATCGCCGCGCCGGTAGTTGTCGTGCTGATGGAAACAGTTATGGGAGAATAGTATGAGCCGGCGGGGACGCTGAAGGTGGGAGCTGCGACGTTGCCTGTAGTGGTTTCAAAATCGGAAAGCCACCGTGGTGTGAAATATGCTCCGTCCGTGCGGGAAGTGGGAATGCCGGTGATGTGCCTCGGCGATGTGGGCAGAGGGGTTCCGATATAATCCACGTCATAGAAGGTAGTGCGGATGTTATAGTCCGAATCCTGATCATAGCTGGGATAGACGATGCCGTTGGCAAAATTGCCCGTGGGGGTGGTGAAGGATACTTCCGTCACCTTGATCAGCCTGGATTCATAGGTTTCAAAGCTGCTGATAAGCTGTTCATAACTGACGGTGAGAGGGGTCACGGTATTATTCGTCGAGCTTGCCGCGGGGGCATTCAAAGTGGGCACAAATTGCAGCATTCCACCAAACTCGCTGAGCTTTCCGGTGAACCCGGTAATCCCGTCATAGACGTTGTATATTGTGGTGATTATCCCGTTTACGTCATCGATGAGCAATCCCGCGCCGGTATCCTGCACATATTTCTGGTTGCGGAAAGTCTGTTTGAAGGTCAAAATCACTTGGCTAACAATTACATAGACGGTGACTCCATCCACAGGCATGGTTCTGAGCTGAGCGAGCGAATTGACCGTCACCGGGAAGCTGTAGGTGCCCGTGGCGATGTTTGAATTGTTGTGCCCGGGGGCGGTGGCGATGGCTTTCACCGTGGTGGTTTGCGAGATCGTGAAAGGAGCGGTGTAGGGTGTGGAAGCCGGTGTGGGCGTCGTGCCATTAGTGGTATAGAAGATGCTTGAGCCCGCTGTGGAACAGGATATCGAGACCGAAACCGGCGCCGCGAAAAATCCGGGCAGGGGCGCAAAAATGGGTGTCGCGGTCGTGGGTGTTCCGCCTCCGAAGGCAGTCCATTGGAGGTTGTCGATAGTGAGCTGCCGGTTCACGGCTCCACCGGTGATATGCCTGATCTCAATCACAACGTTGCCGGAGACATTGATGCCATTCACTGCAAAGGTATGAACCGTCGGATCTCCACCGGTAGGTTCGCCAAATTCCTGCGAGTTGGCGATGAATACGTTGTTCACATAGAGCGCTACCTGACGCACTCCAGAGGAAGTATATGCCTTGCGCATCTGCACGCTGAAATCACCGATTCCGTTTGGAATCGGATCGGAGATGGTCCTGCTGGGGGCGTCGGAGCGGCGTAAAAGCATGCCGTTGCCCTCAATCTGGTTGACGTTCGTTCCGGCGGTGGAACCGGTAACATGCCAGTAATTCCAGGTCACACCGTTGTCTCCGACGAAGTTTCCGTCGATATATGCGGTGCCGGTATAGGTAAAATTGGTAAAGGTCTCCAGACCTTGGGCGTTCAGGATCCCGATCAATGCGATCAGGATCAGGGCGAATAGTACTAGCTTTTTCATCTTCAACTCCTTGAAGGGGTATTTATTTATCTCATTTATTCTTTGCTCACTATCTATACAATAAGCGAAAGGACAGATTTGAGGAATGTGGATTATCGGCAAGGAAAATCTTTTTCAGGGATCAAAAATCCGTTTCACAAGCCTTGCCCGCAGTTCTTGCTTGACAGATTTTGCCACTCCTGATGATTTACCATAGAATGAAAATGGAGATTAGGAACATAACAATGAATAAACTGTTTGTTAGTATCCTGCTGAGCGCGATAATGCTAAGTGTGGCTTTTGCACAAAGCCCCGCGGCGGAATTTAAACAAAAGATGATGGCTGCCGATACCGAAGCCAAAGCGCTGGCTTTGATCCATGAATATCTGCCCAAGCTGAGCGATCTGGAAGACTTGCGTGCTTTGCAAAACTACTGGATGCGTCTGGATGCCAATGCCTGCCGTGCTTTTTTTGCACGGAAGCATCGTGAAGAACCAGAATCCCCCGCCTATAATTATCTCTATTTGCGCAACCATGAGGAAAACTCCGTGCAGCTTTCCGGTTCGCGCTCCTTGATCGCCCAAGCGCCTGAGTTTTATTGGGCATACCGGCTTTTCTATTCCACCTATGCCCAAATTATG
This portion of the Candidatus Cloacimonadaceae bacterium genome encodes:
- a CDS encoding chitobiase/beta-hexosaminidase C-terminal domain-containing protein, producing MKKLVLFALILIALIGILNAQGLETFTNFTYTGTAYIDGNFVGDNGVTWNYWHVTGSTAGTNVNQIEGNGMLLRRSDAPSRTISDPIPNGIGDFSVQMRKAYTSSGVRQVALYVNNVFIANSQEFGEPTGGDPTVHTFAVNGINVSGNVVIEIRHITGGAVNRQLTIDNLQWTAFGGGTPTTATPIFAPLPGFFAAPVSVSISCSTAGSSIFYTTNGTTPTPASTPYTAPFTISQTTTVKAIATAPGHNNSNIATGTYSFPVTVNSLAQLRTMPVDGVTVYVIVSQVILTFKQTFRNQKYVQDTGAGLLIDDVNGIITTIYNVYDGITGFTGKLSEFGGMLQFVPTLNAPAASSTNNTVTPLTVSYEQLISSFETYESRLIKVTEVSFTTPTGNFANGIVYPSYDQDSDYNIRTTFYDVDYIGTPLPTSPRHITGIPTSRTDGAYFTPRWLSDFETTTGNVAAPTFSVPAGSYYSPITVSISTTTTGAAIYYTLDGSNPTTSSALYSTPINISATTTLKAIAFLTGFPPSSISSATYTFPVNVSTIAALRLSPTGTTIYRLTGEAVVTFAQAYRNQKFIQDGSAGILIDDLNGVIASPYFVGDAFSNLVGTLSVYGGMLQLVPTINPGAPSSTGNVVVPQVITFQSFINNFEDYESELVTFDGVLFPDTGENFANGTVYPIANLDGSQTINLRTTFYDVNYIGTQMPNVPVRLTGIPNSRTDGNYLTPRNANDFFLAEFLAPSFLTAEVFAGTHVLLTWGFTGGLPWGLSGFQIFRNNQLIATENDPNLTNLVDVPPPGTYTFFVKAIYFGEYASPPSQTASVITGSSNDDPGTPNLLTALIGNHPNPFNPSTSISFSLKEAGIVHIDIYNQKGQLVKNLLDESKNAGVHSAVWNGNDNNGKPVSSGIYYYRMQSGSYGSTRKMLMLK
- the rlmD gene encoding 23S rRNA (uracil(1939)-C(5))-methyltransferase RlmD; this translates as MKQIYQLKIERMTMNGYGIGFANSKAVFVSQTLPGDVIDANVSHERKEIVFARVLRYISRGEGYLPPPCDAFTKDPACGGCDWLMADYTHQLKWKNSLLREVFEPFIAADKIADIIPSPKEKHYRNKVFMPVGKSAGGMEYGIFARFSHHIVSHNECQIHPPVFDAIAKRVTDICLNSGIDDYDELRHKGNLRHLGLRMNKDGSQILLVLVTLSAKLPFSGLLVKQLTAEFPTLCGIVQNINRERGNIILGTEEKLLWGEPSMIDELGGSRFRVHYRSFWQVNPYSADLIVNQIAGLISKRDRVIDAFSGIGAIGIPLAQHAETVVCIEENEFACMDGEFNADLSGLTNLSFIRARVEDQLPKLLADKEQGRFSTIVFDPPRGGLEASVIEAVLSAKIPRIIYLSCSPMTMARDMKLFIAKDAYRVEFIQPFDMFPQTWHIECLALLTRNK
- the htpX gene encoding protease HtpX, yielding MTGLKRFGIFIITNLLVMMVISVILSLINIPMDQLWGLLAICAIFGFAGSFISLWTSKFAVKLAYKVKLVKPEEASGKARFLYDTIEKMAAFEKIKMPEVGIYPSQDANAFATGATRNSSLIAFSSGLLDNLSEEEIAAVAGHEMTHITQGDMVTMTLLMGLVNTFVMFLARVLAFALDVAMRDKNGRGGLGFFGYFIVVMLLQNVLFLLAYIPICSYSRFREYRADGGAARLTGAANMINALEKIGRLHVPEKKTDAYATAKINNTRKASLYATHPAMKDRIERLRKMI